The following are encoded in a window of Amaranthus tricolor cultivar Red isolate AtriRed21 chromosome 2, ASM2621246v1, whole genome shotgun sequence genomic DNA:
- the LOC130806868 gene encoding GATA transcription factor 12-like produces MEGSDFFVEDLLDLSNGGDEMMTDTFIDSFTGHSTDSSSLTPVSDTCNSSVSPSFPEAYFSGTDICVPYDDMAELEWLSNFVEESDLHKLQFIPTNVSNQPGPLQSGPNPPTNVPAKARSKRSRIAPCDFSTRLLIVSSPSPATSSSETGLNPSPGPKKQSSKRRENGAGPECGPGEVRRCLHCAAEKTPQWRTGPMGPKTLCNACGVRYKSGRLVPEYRPAASPTFISTKHSNSHRKVMELRRQKEVHRHHHQHHHQQQQQFIGNGGNHIMMAGGEDYFNYHHYVGGTDYRQMI; encoded by the exons atggAAGGCTCTGATTTCTTTGTTGAGGATTTGCTTGATTTATCCAACGGAGGAGATGAAATGATGACCGACACTTTCATTGATTCATTCACTGGTCATTCTACCGATTCTTCTTCTCTTACACCTGTTTCCGATACCTGCAATTCTTCTGTTTCTCCTTCTTTTCCCGAAGCTTATTTTTCCGGCACCGACATTTGTGTTCCG TATGATGATATGGCTGAGTTGGAATGGCTCTCAAATTTCGTAGAAGAATCCGATTTGCACAAATTACAATTCATTCCTACTAATGTGTCTAACCAGCCCGGCCCATTACAATCCGGGCCGAACCCACCGACAAATGTCCCCGCTAAGGCCCGAAGCAAGCGGTCCCGCATTGCCCCATGTGATTTTTCAACAAGGTTACTCATTGTTTCATCACCTTCCCCTGCCACATCCTCCTCCGAGACCGGGCTGAATCCAAGCCCAGGCCCAAAAAAGCAATCATCGAAGCGTAGAGAAAATGGTGCTGGGCCCGAGTGTGGGCCCGGGGAAGTGCGAAGGTGTCTACATTGTGCGGCCGAGAAGACGCCCCAATGGAGGACCGGGCCCATGGGTCCGAAAACATTGTGCAATGCGTGTGGGGTTCGATACAAGTCGGGCCGGTTAGTACCAGAGTACCGGCCCGCAGCGAGTCCCACATTTATATCCACAAAGCATTCGAATTCGCATCGAAAAGTAATGGAGCTCCGAAGACAAAAGGAGGTCCATAGACATCaccatcaacatcatcatcaacaacaacaacagttTATTGGTAATGGTGGAAATCATATTATGATGGCTGGTGGAGAAGATTATttcaattatcatcattatGTGGGAGGAACTGATTACCGGCAAATGATATGA
- the LOC130805841 gene encoding homeobox-leucine zipper protein ATHB-15-like, which yields MMSMSCKDGKGGMDNGKYVRYTPEQVEALERLYHECPKPSSLRRQQLIRECPILSNIEPKQIKVWFQNRRCREKQRKEASRLQAVNRKLTAMNKLLMEENDRLQKQVSHLVYENGYFRQQTQKSGIASKDTSCESVVTSGQHHLTPQHPPRDASPAGLLSIAEETLAEFLSKATGTAVEWVQMPGMKPGPDSIGIIAISHGCTGVAARACGLVGLEPTRVAEILKDRPSWFRDCRAVDVLNVLPTANGGTIELLYMQLYAPTTLAPARDFWLLRYTSIMEDGSLVVCERSINNTQNGPSMPSVQNFVRAEMLPSGYLIRPCEGGGSIIHIVDHMDLEPWSVPEVLRPLYESPTVVAQKTTMAALRQLRQIAQEVSQPNVSNWGRRPAALRALSQKLSRGFNEALNGFTDEGWSMSGNDGVDDVTILVNSSPDKLMALNLAYTNGFSSVSNTVLCARASMLLQNVPPAVLLRFLREHRSEWADNNIDAYLAVAAKISPCSLPGSRMGGFGNQVILPLAHTIEHEELLEVIKLEGVVSCPEDAMMPRDMFLLQLCSGMDENAVGTCSELIFAPIDASFADDAPLLPSGFRIIPLDSVKENSSPNRTLDLASALEVGPSANRSSSDNSASGNNMRSVMTIAFQFAFESHLQENVASMARQYVRSIISSVQRVALALSPHLGSQAGLRSPLGNPEAHTLARWIVQSYRCFLGVELLKSTGEGSDAILKSLWHHSDAIMCCSLKALPVFTFANQAGLDMLETTLVALQDITLEKILDDHGRKTLVSEFPQILQQGFACLQGGICLSSMGRPVSYERAVAWKVLNEEENAHCICFMFMNWTFV from the exons ATGATGTCAATGTCCTGCAAGGATGGTAAGGGAGGGATGGATAATGGTAAGTATGTGAGGTATACACCTGAGCAGGTTGAAGCCCTTGAGAGGCTCTATCATGAATGCCCTAAACCCAGCTCTCTTCGCCGCCAGCAGCTCATCCGTGAGTGTCCTATTCTCTCTAATATTGAGCCTAAGCAGATCAAAGTCTGGTTTCAAAATAGAAG ATGTAGAGAGAAGCAAAGGAAAGAGGCATCAAGGCTGCAAGCAGTGAATAGGAAGCTGACTGCAATGAATAAGCTGTTAATGGAAGAGAATGATAGGTTGCAAAAACAGGTTTCTCATCTGGTTTATGAGAATGGCTATTTTCGCCAGCAAACACAGAAA TCTGGTATTGCTAGTAAAGATACAAGTTGTGAATCAGTGGTGACGAGTGGTCAACACCATTTGACGCCACAGCATCCGCCAAGAGATGCTAGTCCTGCAGG ACTTTTGTCCATTGCAGAAGAAACTTTAGCAGAGTTTCTTTCAAAGGCTACTGGAACTGCTGTTGAGTGGGTCCAAATGCCTGGAATGAAG CCTGGTCCGGATTCCATTGGAATCATTGCTATTTCTCATGGTTGCACTGGAGTGGCAGCACGAGCCTGCGGCCTGGTTGGTCTTGAACCTACCAGG GTAGCAGAAATCCTCAAGGATAGGCCATCGTGGTTTCGCGATTGCCGAGCTGTGGATGTGCTTAACGTGCTGCCTACTGCCAATGGTGGAACCATTGAGCTGCTGTACATGCAG CTCTACGCTCCTACTACGCTGGCGCCTGCCCGCGATTTCTGGTTGCTTCGCTATACTTCTATTATGGAGGATGGTAGTCTGGTG GTTTGTGAAAGGTCAATTAACAATACTCAGAATGGTCCGAGCATGCCTTCTGTTCAGAACTTTGTAAGAGCAGAGATGCTGCCTAGTGGGTATCTGATAAGACCTTGTGAGGGAGGTGGCTCTATAATACATATTGTTGACCATATGGACCTTGAG CCATGGAGTGTGCCTGAAGTATTGCGCCCTTTGTATGAATCACCAACAGTTGTAGCCCAGAAAACAACGATGGCG GCACTGCGTCAACTAAGGCAGATTGCTCAGGAAGTTTCCCAACCTAATGTCTCTAACTGGGGCAGGCGACCTGCAGCTCTGCGAGCTCTTAGCCAGAAGTTGAGCAG GGGTTTTAATGAAGCCCTAAATGGGTTTACTGATGAAGGGTGGTCAATGAGTGGGAATGATGGCGTAGATGATGTCACTATTCTTGTTAACTCGTCACCTGACAAACTGATGGCTTTAAATCTAGCATATACTAATGGGTTTTCATCTGTGAGCAATACTGTTTTATGTGCGAGAGCATCAATGCTTTTACAG AATGTACCCCCTGCAGTTCTTCTTAGGTTCCTTAGGGAGCATAGATCAGAATGGGCTGATAACAACATTGATGCTTACTTGGCCGTCGCTGCCAAAATTAGTCCATGTAGCTTGCCTGGATCACGAATGGGGGGTTTTGGTAATCAAGTTATTCTCCCATTGGCGCATACCATTGAGCATGAGGAG TTGTTGGAAGTCATCAAACTTGAAGGTGTTGTTAGTTGTCCTGAAGATGCTATGATGCCAAGAGACATGTTTCTTTTGCAA CTATGTAGTGGAATGGATGAGAATGCTGTCGGCACATGTTCTGAACTCATATTTGCTCCTATAGATGCTTCGTTTGCTGACGATGCTCCCCTTCTGCCTTCTGGATTTCGCATTATTCCTCTGGACTCTGTGAAG GAAAACTCGAGTCCAAACCGCACTTTGGATCTTGCATCTGCTTTGGAAGTTGGTCCATCTGCAAATAGATCTTCGTCTGATAATTCTGCCTCTGGAAATAATATGAGATCGGTGATGACAATCGCATTTCAATTTGCTTTCGAGAGCCATTTGCAAGAAAATGTGGCATCTATGGCTCGACAATATGTTCGCAGCATCATATCTTCAGTTCAGAGGGTGGCCTTGGCTCTTTCTCCTCATTTGGGCTCTCAAGCGGGACTTAGGTCTCCGCTTGGAAATCCTGAAGCTCACACTTTGGCTCGATGGATTGTCCAAAGTTATAG ATGCTTTTTGGGAGTGGAGCTTCTTAAATCGACCGGTGAAGGTAGCGATGCTATCTTGAAGAGCCTCTGGCATCACTCTGATGCAATCATGTGCTGCTCTTTAAAG GCTCTGCCAGTTTTCACCTTTGCAAATCAGGCAGGTCTTGACATGCTTGAAACAACCTTGGTTGCCCTGCAAGACATCACATTGGAGAAGATCTTGGATGATCACGGACGGAAGACTCTCGTCTCAGAATTTCCCCAGATTCTTCAACAG GGTTTTGCATGCCTTCAAGGCGGTATCTGTCTTTCAAGCATGGGCCGTCCAGTGTCTTACGAGAGGGCAGTGGCGTGGAAGGTGCTGAATGAAGAAGAGAACGCGCACTGCATTTGCTTTATGTTCATGAACTGGACGTTTGTCTAA